A DNA window from Tenuifilaceae bacterium CYCD contains the following coding sequences:
- a CDS encoding patatin, with product MARFKCLLIVTLGLCFYGGALGQTVSLVLSGGGAKGLAHIGVIRALEENGIPINNVSGTSMGAIIGGLYAMGYTPDEMVQLFKSRDFNNWSQGKIDNALRYNINDFTWSDAENLSIGLTFDKRGLKPKLISNYVPTVGMDVAFDELFAQGNAISGGNFSKLFIPFRCNASDIVTKRMVYFKKGDLGAAIRASMSFPMYFKPIYIDSVLVFDGGIYNNFLWKEAYDEFNPDIIIGVKVASNTSQPNDEDPLLQIEAMITGATNYYIPDSIGVVIDIPFVDVDLLDFERVDEIVKAGYDATLAQISKLKGRFTQSVELSEINKQRANFRSSLPVLNVKQIEVNGLNSNQQKYMNKLIFGKKEEVGFEKFKKDYYRLMSDRVFVRLFPKLRYDSTLKKFNVNIDAQLKRSVDLGFGLSLSSDVGNEGFVSANYSWLSRTSNTLYANGYFGKLYTSGRITYVKTFPTRIPISIISHIIANRFDYHSSNPIPFFEDIKPAYIVQSELFGSIGFKVSHTSAANYSLMISSGEKDDDYYQVEDYYSYDTPDRTKFRFVKGTLRYEKLTLNGKQYATGGRHQVVALSVYSGQEKHIPGTTASSVVTSDKEHFFVSAYIHNESYHRILGQKFWMGLRVDGYWSNQEFFNNYHATILALNQYTPSPHTNALFFQNYRANQYLAVGVIPVVEFSKNMHIRFELNCFQPIRVINADSDNHPSYGERFKNRWLIGSGSLVYNSPIGPIAATAAYYPSNGGKELYFSFTFGYSLFNPRVFDN from the coding sequence ATGGCAAGATTTAAGTGCTTGTTAATCGTTACTCTTGGCTTGTGCTTTTACGGGGGAGCATTGGGTCAAACTGTGAGTCTGGTTCTTAGCGGAGGTGGTGCAAAAGGGTTGGCACATATTGGTGTGATTCGAGCTCTAGAGGAGAATGGTATCCCTATTAACAATGTTTCTGGAACATCAATGGGGGCAATAATTGGTGGATTGTACGCAATGGGTTATACTCCCGATGAGATGGTGCAATTATTCAAGTCTAGAGATTTTAACAACTGGAGCCAAGGAAAAATTGACAATGCTTTAAGGTACAATATCAACGATTTTACATGGAGTGATGCTGAGAATTTGAGCATTGGATTAACATTCGATAAGCGGGGGCTAAAGCCTAAGTTAATATCCAACTATGTTCCCACTGTGGGAATGGATGTTGCTTTCGATGAGTTATTTGCACAAGGTAATGCAATATCGGGTGGCAATTTTAGTAAATTATTTATTCCTTTTCGTTGCAATGCTTCCGATATTGTTACTAAAAGAATGGTTTATTTCAAAAAAGGCGATTTGGGTGCAGCTATTCGTGCATCAATGTCATTTCCAATGTATTTTAAGCCAATTTATATTGATTCCGTTTTGGTGTTCGATGGCGGAATCTATAATAATTTTCTTTGGAAGGAGGCCTACGATGAGTTTAATCCAGATATTATTATTGGTGTTAAGGTTGCATCGAACACTAGCCAACCAAATGATGAAGACCCTTTGTTGCAGATAGAGGCAATGATTACAGGTGCAACCAATTACTATATCCCCGATTCTATAGGTGTAGTCATCGATATCCCTTTTGTCGATGTTGATCTTCTTGATTTTGAAAGGGTGGATGAGATTGTTAAGGCAGGGTATGATGCTACTCTTGCGCAAATTTCCAAATTAAAAGGGCGTTTTACTCAAAGTGTTGAATTGTCCGAGATAAATAAACAACGTGCTAATTTCAGATCGTCTTTACCCGTGCTGAATGTGAAACAAATAGAAGTCAATGGTTTAAATTCGAATCAGCAGAAATACATGAATAAACTTATCTTCGGAAAGAAAGAGGAGGTTGGCTTTGAAAAGTTTAAAAAGGATTACTATAGGCTGATGTCCGATAGGGTTTTTGTTAGGTTATTTCCGAAATTACGGTACGACTCTACCCTGAAAAAATTTAATGTGAATATAGATGCACAGTTAAAACGTTCAGTTGATTTAGGTTTTGGTTTAAGTCTATCTTCTGATGTGGGTAATGAGGGTTTTGTTTCAGCAAATTATTCATGGCTTTCCAGAACGTCGAATACATTATATGCCAACGGTTATTTTGGGAAATTATACACTAGTGGAAGGATTACGTATGTGAAAACGTTTCCTACTAGAATTCCCATCTCAATAATTTCTCACATTATAGCAAATCGGTTCGATTATCATAGCAGTAATCCAATCCCTTTTTTCGAAGATATCAAGCCTGCCTATATAGTTCAATCCGAACTATTTGGTAGTATTGGCTTTAAGGTTAGCCATACAAGTGCTGCAAACTATTCTTTAATGATTTCTTCGGGCGAAAAGGATGACGATTACTATCAGGTCGAGGACTACTATTCTTACGATACTCCTGATCGGACTAAGTTCCGTTTTGTGAAAGGTACGCTTCGCTACGAGAAGTTAACCTTGAACGGTAAGCAATATGCAACAGGGGGTAGACATCAAGTTGTGGCTTTATCGGTGTATTCTGGACAGGAAAAACATATACCAGGAACAACTGCTTCATCTGTAGTGACATCCGATAAGGAGCATTTCTTTGTTTCGGCATACATTCATAACGAAAGTTATCATAGAATACTTGGCCAAAAATTTTGGATGGGACTTCGGGTTGACGGGTATTGGTCTAACCAAGAGTTTTTTAATAATTATCATGCAACTATATTAGCATTAAATCAGTATACGCCTTCGCCTCATACAAATGCACTGTTCTTTCAGAATTACAGGGCAAATCAATATTTGGCAGTGGGCGTTATCCCAGTAGTCGAGTTTTCCAAAAATATGCACATACGGTTTGAACTAAACTGTTTTCAGCCAATAAGAGTCATTAATGCAGATTCAGATAATCATCCATCCTATGGCGAGCGTTTTAAGAACAGATGGTTAATTGGATCAGGATCTCTTGTTTATAATTCGCCAATAGGGCCAATTGCTGCAACAGCTGCATACTATCCATCTAATGGGGGCAAGGAGTTGTATTTTAGCTTTACTTTTGGTTATTCCCTGTTCAATCCAAGGGTTTTCGACAATTAG
- the lnt gene encoding apolipoprotein N-acyltransferase produces MTLVMAGYYFIRKHAGKTIGMYGFIALWLSYEYFSHNFDLAWPWLCLGNSLGNHAWLIQWYEYTGVLCGSLWILAINFFISGLVDSWRHKIYGRIYWYVIDLLILIVLPVSISLYKYTHYIEELNPVNIVVIQPNIDPYNEKFDGLTNTQQQDIMLNLAQQFVDSSTNYVVCPETAIDDRLWEHELQANRSIARIKGFIDLNPNVMWVSGMTSMRLFLEKDTIPPTARKYPYEDGYCYDRYNSALQIDSAFRLPVYHKSKLVAGVEMMPYPQYLKFIEKYAIDMGGITGSLGTQPYRGVFKSVNGKWGVGPIICYESVFGEYVSDYIKNGASMLFVITNDGWWGDTPGYHQHLTYSRIRAIEMRRSIARSANTGISALINQKGDVVDSLGWWKRGVIAGTINANTKITYYAKNGDYIGRIAVFVMLLAFAVALASRFGRGKMKIT; encoded by the coding sequence ATGACTTTAGTAATGGCCGGGTATTACTTTATTCGGAAGCATGCTGGTAAAACCATTGGGATGTATGGATTTATTGCCCTGTGGTTGTCCTATGAGTATTTTTCACACAACTTTGATTTAGCATGGCCATGGTTATGCCTTGGAAATAGCCTTGGGAACCATGCTTGGCTGATTCAGTGGTACGAATATACCGGTGTGCTTTGCGGATCGCTTTGGATTTTAGCGATTAATTTCTTTATAAGTGGGTTGGTCGATTCTTGGCGTCATAAAATATATGGACGAATATATTGGTATGTTATTGATTTGTTAATACTCATTGTTCTGCCCGTATCAATTTCACTCTATAAATATACCCATTATATCGAAGAGTTAAATCCTGTAAATATTGTTGTGATACAGCCCAATATAGATCCGTATAACGAGAAATTTGATGGACTTACCAATACGCAGCAGCAGGATATTATGCTTAACCTTGCGCAGCAATTTGTTGATAGTTCTACCAACTATGTGGTTTGTCCCGAGACCGCTATTGATGACAGATTGTGGGAACACGAATTGCAAGCCAATAGGAGCATTGCTAGAATAAAGGGTTTTATTGACTTAAATCCTAACGTAATGTGGGTTTCAGGAATGACATCCATGAGGTTATTCCTCGAAAAAGATACAATTCCTCCAACCGCAAGGAAGTATCCCTATGAGGATGGTTATTGTTACGATAGGTATAACTCTGCGCTACAAATCGACTCTGCATTCAGGCTGCCAGTCTACCATAAGTCGAAATTAGTGGCGGGCGTCGAAATGATGCCTTACCCTCAGTACTTGAAATTCATAGAAAAGTATGCCATAGATATGGGCGGCATTACTGGTAGTTTAGGAACACAACCCTATAGGGGTGTATTTAAATCTGTAAACGGGAAGTGGGGCGTTGGGCCAATAATTTGCTATGAGTCTGTTTTTGGAGAGTATGTTTCGGATTATATTAAGAATGGGGCTTCCATGCTATTTGTCATTACGAATGATGGTTGGTGGGGTGATACCCCAGGGTATCATCAACATTTAACTTATTCAAGAATAAGGGCGATCGAGATGCGTCGATCTATTGCTCGTTCTGCCAATACAGGTATTTCAGCCCTGATTAATCAGAAGGGTGACGTTGTTGATTCCTTGGGCTGGTGGAAGCGTGGGGTAATAGCTGGGACTATTAATGCTAATACAAAAATTACTTACTATGCAAAGAATGGCGATTATATTGGAAGAATTGCTGTTTTTGTGATGCTATTGGCCTTTGCTGTTGCGTTGGCTAGTCGTTTCGGAAGAGGGAAAATGAAAATTACTTAA